Proteins from one Methanosphaera cuniculi genomic window:
- a CDS encoding biotin transporter BioY, with the protein MNKERILKNTTHWYEWRQKADKKTMLLLSLLFACLTGIMGQIVFTIPGTTIITTPQVLVVLMAGIILGEKYGAISMALFMIIGLLGVPWFSFGNGGFNGAAENIGFLSGFIFAATFTGYVFDNYQTSHKPLKCFLLMLFADIILIHTCGCIGLFIVLITRGVKISLISLLIVKFVPNIVRNTLEALITTLITSLIAPKDPTKLDTQKTKIIRRKK; encoded by the coding sequence ATGAACAAAGAAAGAATATTAAAAAATACAACACACTGGTATGAATGGAGACAAAAAGCTGATAAAAAAACCATGCTACTCTTATCACTATTATTTGCATGCTTAACTGGAATAATGGGACAAATAGTATTTACAATACCAGGAACAACAATTATTACCACACCACAAGTATTAGTAGTGCTAATGGCGGGAATTATACTTGGAGAGAAATATGGTGCAATAAGTATGGCACTATTTATGATAATAGGACTTCTTGGAGTTCCATGGTTTAGCTTTGGAAATGGAGGATTTAATGGAGCTGCGGAAAATATAGGATTTCTATCAGGATTTATATTTGCAGCAACATTCACAGGATATGTATTTGACAATTATCAAACATCACACAAACCACTCAAATGTTTCTTATTAATGCTATTTGCAGATATCATTCTTATTCATACATGTGGTTGTATAGGATTATTTATTGTTCTAATAACAAGAGGTGTGAAAATATCATTAATTAGCCTTCTTATAGTTAAATTTGTACCTAATATAGTACGAAATACTCTTGAAGCACTAATTACAACCCTAATAACATCATTAATAGCACCAAAAGATCCAACTAAACTAGATACTCAAAAAACAAAAATAATAAGAAGAAAAAAATAG
- the xerA gene encoding site-specific tyrosine recombinase/integron integrase has product MNNIDIETLDFEDLIEDFLLDLDIQNYSENTLETYKAILNGFNKFIQTQKKKIKSEKDILHIFKKYIQHLKKDNNVSANYLRLVTVIIRIFLKTSNISIYEEIKVPKRTKSLPKSLNEQEVYDLLHVMDNEYDPNNLNYRNIIKLRNKLMLTLLYSTGLRISELLKLNINDIDFENHTIRVRGKGNKDRIVLFDDETHKLIDEYIDKRNSINDILFVNQNDEMISARNIQIMIKKYAKKAGINKKVTPHILRHSFATHLLRNGVDIRAIQQLLGHNSLSTTQIYTSVDMKTLKDAYDDAWIRKNDKLKKQASE; this is encoded by the coding sequence ATGAACAATATAGATATTGAAACATTAGATTTTGAAGATTTAATAGAAGACTTTCTACTTGATCTTGATATTCAAAACTATTCAGAAAATACTCTAGAAACATACAAAGCAATATTAAATGGATTTAATAAATTTATTCAAACACAAAAAAAGAAAATTAAATCTGAAAAAGATATATTACACATATTTAAAAAATACATACAACATTTAAAAAAAGATAACAATGTATCAGCAAACTATCTGCGTCTTGTAACTGTTATTATCAGAATATTTCTTAAAACATCAAATATATCTATATATGAGGAAATTAAAGTTCCAAAAAGAACAAAGTCTCTTCCAAAATCATTAAATGAACAAGAAGTATATGACTTACTTCATGTTATGGATAATGAATATGATCCAAATAACTTAAATTATCGTAATATAATAAAACTTAGAAATAAGCTAATGTTAACATTATTATATTCAACAGGACTTAGGATATCAGAACTATTAAAACTTAATATTAATGATATAGACTTTGAAAATCATACTATTCGTGTACGTGGAAAAGGAAATAAGGATAGAATAGTTCTCTTTGATGATGAAACACATAAACTTATTGATGAATACATAGATAAACGTAATAGTATAAATGACATATTATTTGTTAACCAGAATGATGAAATGATTTCAGCACGTAATATTCAAATTATGATTAAAAAGTATGCTAAGAAAGCTGGTATTAATAAAAAAGTTACACCACATATTTTACGTCATTCTTTCGCTACTCACTTACTTCGAAATGGTGTTGATATTCGTGCAATTCAACAACTTCTTGGACATAATAGTCTTAGTACAACACAAATTTATACAAGTGTTGATATGAAAACATTAAAAGATGCATATGATGATGCATGGATTCGTAAAAATGATAAATTAAAAAAACAAGCATCAGAATAA
- a CDS encoding RraA family protein, which translates to MAKITPKSILKQNRKEKKITEKNLEQKASSDNVSDAMKNIFNISGVIEGIKPIDNSFKVVGRIRTAQTDSNDWGTLIKAIYECKEDEILFVKCSDDKKAVWGEMASTAALKNKLKATVIFGASRDTNEIKDLGYKVFSKTTRSNAGLPSYEGTIGEDIIIDDRIIKTGDLLIGDSDGVVIVSQDDVDTILKEVNNIKKFEDKCIKKLVDEDLNLDDILGI; encoded by the coding sequence ATGGCTAAAATAACACCAAAAAGTATCTTAAAACAAAATAGAAAAGAAAAGAAAATTACAGAAAAAAATCTTGAACAAAAAGCAAGTAGTGATAATGTATCAGATGCAATGAAAAATATATTTAATATAAGTGGAGTAATAGAAGGTATTAAGCCAATAGATAATTCATTTAAAGTAGTAGGTAGAATAAGAACAGCACAAACAGATTCAAATGATTGGGGAACATTAATAAAAGCAATCTATGAATGTAAAGAAGATGAAATACTATTTGTTAAATGTTCAGATGATAAAAAAGCTGTATGGGGTGAAATGGCATCAACAGCAGCACTTAAAAATAAACTTAAAGCAACAGTAATATTTGGTGCATCACGTGATACAAATGAGATAAAAGATCTAGGATATAAAGTATTTTCAAAAACAACAAGATCAAATGCTGGACTTCCATCATATGAAGGTACTATAGGTGAAGATATTATAATAGATGATAGAATAATAAAAACAGGAGATCTTCTAATTGGAGATAGTGATGGTGTTGTTATAGTATCACAAGATGATGTGGATACTATCTTAAAAGAAGTTAATAATATCAAGAAGTTTGAAGATAAATGTATTAAAAAATTAGTTGACGAAGATCTTAATTTAGATGATATTTTAGGAATTTAA
- a CDS encoding GyrI-like domain-containing protein: MVEIEVKKIPEQKLAYVPHTDSFSKLPEFIKEVGELIAENNLEAVGLPYGSYENDMEERAETTQMFEVGMPVKNFDIDGKPAARIGKLGLKELTEHTVIAARHKGSHKNFDKTIKAMVNYAIENHYDIVGPITEIYIPTPEDAPIEDVETEVHLPVIYMGPRD, encoded by the coding sequence ATGGTAGAAATAGAAGTAAAAAAAATACCAGAACAAAAACTCGCATATGTACCCCACACAGATAGTTTCAGTAAACTTCCAGAATTCATAAAAGAAGTAGGAGAACTAATTGCTGAAAATAATCTTGAAGCTGTAGGACTTCCATATGGATCATATGAAAATGACATGGAAGAAAGAGCAGAAACAACACAAATGTTTGAAGTAGGAATGCCTGTAAAAAACTTTGATATTGATGGAAAACCAGCTGCAAGAATAGGAAAATTAGGACTTAAAGAACTTACAGAACATACAGTAATAGCAGCAAGACATAAAGGATCACATAAAAACTTCGATAAAACAATAAAAGCTATGGTAAATTATGCAATAGAAAATCATTATGATATCGTCGGACCAATAACAGAAATATACATACCAACACCAGAAGATGCACCAATTGAAGATGTAGAAACAGAAGTACATTTACCTGTAATATACATGGGTCCACGTGACTAA
- a CDS encoding DUF3781 domain-containing protein — protein MDYIKSLILNKNCNIYKKGKNFYCEVNNTKICINSSSYTIITAHKN, from the coding sequence GTGGATTATATAAAGAGTTTAATTTTAAATAAAAATTGTAATATTTATAAAAAGGGTAAGAATTTTTATTGTGAAGTTAATAATACTAAAATATGTATAAATTCATCAAGTTATACAATAATAACAGCACATAAAAATTAA
- a CDS encoding H/ACA ribonucleoprotein complex subunit GAR1, with amino-acid sequence MSKKKNKPKELGMISHITNTNKLIIPTKITPKLGSTIINKQNKPIGKVNDIFGSTKKPYISIKTNNKYYTKAKPGEVVYLSTQRRRKNKRRMKQRQAY; translated from the coding sequence ATGTCAAAAAAGAAAAACAAACCAAAAGAACTTGGTATGATAAGCCACATAACAAACACAAACAAACTAATCATACCAACAAAAATAACTCCAAAACTTGGCAGCACAATTATAAATAAACAAAACAAGCCAATAGGAAAAGTCAACGACATTTTCGGATCAACCAAAAAACCATACATCTCAATAAAAACAAATAACAAATACTACACAAAAGCCAAACCTGGAGAAGTAGTTTACTTATCAACTCAAAGAAGAAGAAAAAATAAGAGGAGGATGAAACAACGTCAGGCATACTAA
- a CDS encoding biotin transporter BioY, giving the protein MFININKIHEIQSSWYNWRQNANTITMTLMAFIFACFTGLMAQVSIAVPWSPVLITFQTFAALMAGALLGEKYGGLSMILYMVIGVLGVPWFSHGLSGIATILSASGGYLFGFIIAATFTGYVFDNYNNARKPLATMALMLFANWVLIYIPGLVGLYFYMTSTGATVTLLSLIMAGVVPFLFGDTLKVLLATGISTSILPKED; this is encoded by the coding sequence TTGTTTATCAATATTAACAAAATCCATGAAATACAATCATCATGGTATAATTGGAGACAAAATGCAAATACCATTACAATGACATTAATGGCATTTATATTTGCATGTTTCACAGGTTTAATGGCACAAGTATCAATAGCAGTACCATGGAGTCCAGTACTAATAACATTCCAAACATTTGCAGCTCTTATGGCAGGAGCATTACTTGGTGAAAAGTATGGTGGACTAAGTATGATATTATACATGGTTATCGGAGTTCTTGGAGTTCCATGGTTTAGTCATGGTTTATCAGGAATTGCAACAATACTATCAGCTAGTGGAGGTTACCTTTTCGGATTTATAATAGCAGCAACATTCACAGGATATGTATTTGATAACTACAACAACGCACGTAAACCTCTTGCAACCATGGCTTTAATGCTATTTGCAAACTGGGTACTAATATACATACCAGGACTAGTAGGTTTATACTTCTATATGACATCAACAGGAGCAACAGTAACACTTTTAAGCCTTATTATGGCTGGTGTTGTACCATTCTTATTTGGAGATACATTAAAAGTATTACTTGCAACAGGAATATCAACATCAATATTACCAAAAGAAGACTAA
- a CDS encoding DUF211 domain-containing protein, with the protein MENSLIRVVLDILKPHTPALPSFAMYLSDLDGVDGVNITLMEIDKDTENVKVTMEGTDLNYEKIREAVEQYGASIHSVDEVVAGKRLVEEVETHQD; encoded by the coding sequence ATGGAAAACTCATTAATAAGAGTTGTTCTAGACATACTTAAACCCCACACACCAGCACTTCCATCATTTGCAATGTATCTAAGTGATCTTGATGGCGTAGATGGAGTAAATATTACTCTAATGGAAATTGATAAAGATACAGAAAATGTAAAAGTAACAATGGAAGGAACAGATCTTAACTATGAAAAAATACGTGAAGCTGTAGAACAATATGGTGCATCAATTCATAGTGTAGATGAAGTTGTAGCAGGAAAAAGATTAGTTGAAGAAGTAGAAACACACCAAGACTAA
- a CDS encoding translation initiation factor IF-5A: MATKVAEIKTLKQGKYLVLDGEASKITSISTSSPGKHGAAKARIEAVGIFDNQKRSLVKPVNAKIDIPIIDKRVGQVLAIMGNEVQLMDLETYETIDLPIPEELKDEITEGREVEYIEALGNMKIMRTKGGN; the protein is encoded by the coding sequence ATGGCAACAAAAGTAGCAGAAATTAAAACTTTAAAACAAGGAAAATACTTAGTATTAGATGGTGAAGCTTCCAAAATTACCAGTATATCAACATCATCACCTGGTAAACACGGAGCTGCAAAAGCACGTATTGAAGCTGTAGGAATATTTGATAACCAAAAAAGAAGCCTTGTAAAACCAGTAAACGCTAAAATAGACATACCTATCATTGATAAAAGAGTAGGACAAGTTTTAGCTATTATGGGAAATGAAGTTCAACTAATGGACTTAGAAACATACGAAACAATTGATTTACCAATACCTGAAGAACTTAAAGATGAAATTACAGAAGGAAGAGAAGTAGAATACATCGAAGCTTTAGGTAACATGAAAATCATGAGAACAAAAGGTGGAAACTAA
- a CDS encoding aldo/keto reductase produces the protein MQKRIIKSTNTETSALGFGAMRLPTKGGHINHDEALKLINHAIDNGINYIDTAYFYHNGESETFLKEILSKRRDEILISTKLPVMFVNKKEDLRKYLNLQLERLGVDYIDFYYLHALNIEKFEQLKEFGIFEFLDEIKAEGLIRHVGFSYHDNYEPFKTIIDSYPWDMCLLQYNFIDTNTQAGYRGIRYAYDHDVSVFIMEPLKGGLLANNVPGEVQKIMNQENITDTPASWALKWLLNHEEITCILSGMNKISEVDENINTTNNTTINSIPDSMLDVYSKVKKVYDDLIKIPCTACGYCMPCPYGVDIPTCFKTYNNKHIFNKNSHEYMMVLSGITGSKSSYASKCRNCGICLSKCPQHIQIPRTLREVSKDMEFPGFKYMLWFISNIGKPIYDFYLSRK, from the coding sequence ATGCAAAAAAGAATTATTAAATCAACAAATACAGAAACTTCAGCACTAGGATTTGGAGCTATGCGTCTTCCAACAAAAGGTGGTCATATTAATCATGATGAGGCTTTAAAACTTATAAATCATGCAATTGATAATGGTATTAATTATATTGACACAGCATATTTTTATCATAATGGTGAGAGTGAAACATTTCTTAAAGAAATTTTATCAAAAAGACGTGATGAAATTCTTATTTCAACAAAACTTCCTGTAATGTTTGTAAATAAAAAAGAAGATTTAAGAAAATATCTGAATTTACAACTTGAAAGACTTGGAGTTGATTATATTGACTTTTACTATTTACATGCTTTAAATATTGAAAAATTTGAACAACTAAAAGAATTTGGTATTTTTGAGTTTCTTGATGAAATAAAAGCTGAGGGTCTTATTCGTCATGTTGGATTTTCATATCATGATAATTATGAACCATTTAAAACTATTATAGATAGTTATCCATGGGATATGTGTCTTCTTCAGTATAATTTTATTGATACAAATACACAGGCAGGATATCGTGGTATACGTTATGCTTATGATCATGATGTAAGTGTTTTTATAATGGAACCACTTAAAGGAGGTCTTCTTGCAAATAATGTGCCCGGTGAGGTTCAAAAGATAATGAATCAGGAGAATATAACTGATACTCCTGCAAGCTGGGCTTTAAAGTGGCTTCTTAATCATGAAGAAATCACATGTATTTTATCAGGTATGAATAAGATAAGTGAAGTTGATGAAAATATTAATACAACAAACAATACAACAATAAATTCAATACCAGATAGTATGTTAGATGTATATTCTAAGGTTAAAAAGGTATATGATGATCTTATTAAAATACCATGTACAGCTTGTGGATATTGTATGCCATGTCCATATGGTGTTGATATACCAACATGCTTTAAAACATATAACAACAAGCACATATTTAATAAAAATAGTCATGAATATATGATGGTATTATCTGGAATAACAGGATCTAAATCATCATATGCAAGTAAATGTCGAAACTGTGGAATATGTCTGTCAAAATGTCCACAACATATACAAATACCAAGAACACTACGCGAAGTATCAAAAGATATGGAATTTCCAGGATTTAAATACATGCTATGGTTTATATCAAATATTGGAAAACCAATATATGACTTTTATCTTTCACGAAAATAA
- a CDS encoding biotin transporter BioY — translation MFININKIHEIQSSWYNWRQNASTITMTLMALIFACFTGLMAQVSIAVPWSPVLITFQTFAVLMAGTLLGEKYGGLSMILYLIIGVAGVPWFSDANSGISAVLSASGGYLFGFIIAATFTGYVFDHYENARKPLQCFALMLFANWVLIYIPGLVGLYFYMTSTGATVTLAKLLIAGVVPFIFGNIFKILLATGISTSILPKED, via the coding sequence TTGTTTATCAATATTAACAAAATCCATGAAATACAATCATCATGGTATAATTGGAGACAAAATGCAAGTACCATTACAATGACATTAATGGCACTTATATTTGCATGTTTCACAGGTTTAATGGCACAAGTATCAATAGCAGTACCATGGAGTCCAGTACTAATAACATTCCAAACATTTGCTGTACTTATGGCAGGAACATTACTAGGTGAAAAGTATGGTGGATTAAGTATGATTTTATATCTCATCATAGGAGTAGCAGGTGTTCCATGGTTTAGTGATGCAAATTCAGGAATATCAGCAGTACTATCAGCTAGTGGAGGTTACCTATTTGGATTTATAATAGCAGCAACATTCACAGGATATGTATTTGATCACTATGAAAATGCACGAAAACCTCTTCAATGTTTTGCACTAATGCTATTTGCAAACTGGGTACTAATATACATACCAGGACTAGTAGGTTTATACTTCTATATGACATCAACAGGAGCAACAGTAACATTAGCTAAACTTCTAATTGCAGGAGTAGTACCATTCATATTTGGAAATATATTTAAAATACTTCTTGCAACAGGAATATCAACATCAATACTACCAAAAGAAGACTAA
- the dnaG gene encoding DNA primase DnaG: MVKDEITTTKYLIHSQINAKGFVEKPDVVGAIFGQTEGLLSDSLDLRELQKTGRIGRIKVDMTNKAGRTKGEVIIPSSLDRVETTILAASLETINRVGPCEASLRITKIEDVRAVKRRTIVERAKELYQDMMEDFTPESSRMIEEVKESIRIPEIIEFGEDKLPAGPNTPDSDAILIVEGRSDVLNLLKYGIKNTIAVEGVNIPKTVADLTKDKTVTAFLDGDRGGDLILKELLQVGNIDYVTRAPRGQEVEYLDKDQVIYALKNKTSVDKLKNQVNYNHNHYRYNNKHSYNNDEKDTKVYDMKQPVSEYKTDEHPFKQKSPKTYKNEPEHHHIQQTTNHHKNTSEIQIHEKQKDNKKDTNNKKQHKKHENKQENTKNKPKKLNKYQKILNQLAHTNMGKLYDENFNELKEVPVEQIYDEIKITDDVKTVIFDGIISQRLVDISKEKNIEQLAAVKMSEVVKKPETIKIITKRQQQ, from the coding sequence ATGGTTAAAGATGAAATTACAACAACAAAATACTTAATTCACTCACAAATAAATGCAAAAGGATTTGTAGAAAAACCAGATGTTGTAGGAGCAATATTTGGGCAAACCGAAGGACTATTATCAGATAGCCTTGATCTTCGAGAACTACAAAAAACAGGAAGAATAGGAAGAATCAAGGTTGACATGACAAACAAGGCAGGTCGAACAAAAGGTGAGGTAATAATACCATCAAGCCTTGATCGTGTTGAAACAACAATACTTGCTGCATCACTTGAAACTATCAATCGTGTAGGACCATGTGAAGCAAGTTTACGAATAACAAAAATAGAAGATGTACGTGCTGTTAAAAGAAGAACAATAGTAGAACGTGCAAAAGAACTATATCAAGATATGATGGAAGACTTCACACCAGAAAGTTCACGTATGATTGAAGAGGTAAAAGAATCAATAAGAATACCTGAAATCATAGAATTTGGAGAAGATAAACTTCCAGCAGGACCAAACACCCCAGACTCTGATGCAATACTCATAGTTGAGGGAAGATCAGATGTATTAAACCTCCTAAAATATGGAATCAAAAATACAATAGCAGTAGAAGGAGTTAACATACCTAAAACTGTTGCCGACTTAACAAAGGATAAAACAGTAACAGCATTTCTAGATGGAGATCGAGGAGGAGATCTGATCTTAAAAGAACTACTTCAAGTTGGAAATATAGATTATGTAACCAGAGCACCAAGAGGTCAAGAAGTAGAATACCTAGATAAAGATCAGGTAATATATGCACTTAAAAATAAAACAAGCGTAGATAAACTAAAAAATCAAGTAAACTACAATCACAATCACTACAGATACAACAACAAACATTCCTACAATAATGATGAAAAAGACACTAAAGTATATGATATGAAACAACCAGTATCAGAATATAAAACAGATGAACATCCATTTAAACAAAAAAGCCCAAAAACATACAAAAATGAACCAGAACATCATCATATACAACAAACAACTAATCATCATAAAAACACATCAGAAATACAAATACATGAAAAACAAAAAGATAACAAAAAAGACACAAACAACAAAAAACAACATAAAAAACATGAAAACAAACAAGAAAATACAAAAAACAAGCCAAAGAAACTTAATAAATATCAGAAAATACTAAATCAACTAGCACACACAAATATGGGAAAACTATATGATGAAAACTTCAATGAACTAAAAGAAGTACCAGTAGAACAAATATATGATGAAATCAAAATAACTGATGATGTAAAAACAGTAATATTTGATGGAATTATAAGTCAAAGACTAGTTGATATTTCAAAAGAAAAAAACATAGAACAGCTAGCAGCAGTAAAAATGAGTGAAGTTGTAAAAAAACCTGAAACCATAAAAATTATAACAAAAAGACAACAACAATAA